The Streptomyces sp. ALI-76-A nucleotide sequence GTCGTGCCGCAGCCCGCGGACTACGCGGCGATCGGGGCCGCCCGGCAGGCCGCCTGGGCGCTCGGGGTGTCGCAGGGCACCCTGGACCCGCGCAACCCGCCGGCCTGGCAGGGCGCGGCGGCGCAGGTGCTGGAGCCCGGCGAGGAGCTGGCGGTGGGGCAGGCGGTGCGGCAGCAGTTCGTGTCGGTGCGGGAGCAGACACATCCGGGGGCGTTCCGGCCGTAGCGGAATGTGAGAGACCGGTAGGAGCCGTACCGATGAGGCGGGACGAAGCACTGCTGTCGGCTTAATCGGTTGAGGTAACGCGGGTGGAGTGTCCGACGATAGGGGCCAGGGGCAACCAACCGCCCCACCGCCGACTCCGAGAGACACAGCGTGCTCATACGACTGCTGCGGACCTATCTCAGGCCCTACAGGAAACCCATCGCCCTGCTGGTGCTGCTGCAACTCCTGCAGACCTGCGCCAGCCTCTACCTGCCCACGCTGAACGCGGACATCATCGACAACGGTGTCGTGACCGGGGACACCGGCTACATCCTGAACTACGGCGCCGTGATGATCGGCGTCTCGCTGGTGCAGGTCGTGTGCAACATCGGTGCCGTGTACTACGGCGCCAGGACCGCCTCGGCGCTCGGCCGGGACGTACGGGGCGCCGTCTTCGACCGGGTGCAGTCCTTCTCGGCCCGGGAGGTCGGCCAGTTCGGCGCGCCCTCGCTGATCACCCGTACGACCAATGACGTCCAGCAGGTCCAGATGCTGGCCCTGATGACGTTCACGCTGATGGTGTCGGCGCCCATCATGTGCGTGGGCGGGATCGTGCTGGCGCTCGGCCTGGACGTACCGCTGTCCGGGGTACTGGTCGCGGTCGTCCCGGTGATGGGCGTCTGTGTGACGCTGATCATCCGCCGGCTGCGTCCGCTGTTCCGGTCCATGCAGGTGCGGCTGGACACGGTGAACCGGGTGCTGCGCGAGCAGATCACCGGCAACCGGGTCATCCGGGCGTTCGTGCGCGACGAGTACGAGCAGCAGCGGTTCCGGAAGGCCAACGCCGACCTGACCGACATGGCGATGGGCACCGGCAACCTGCTGGCGCTGATGTTCCCCATGGTGATGACGGTGGTGAACCTGTCGTCGATCGCCGTGGTGTGGTTCGGCGCGCACCGCATCGACGGCGGCCAGATGCAGATCGGTGATCTGACCGCGTTCCTCGCCTATCTGATGCAGATCGTGATGTCCGTGATGATGGCCACCTTCATGTTCATGATGGTGCCGCGCGCGGAGGTGTGCGCCGAGCGCGTCGAGGAGGTGCTGGACACCTCCTCCAGCGTGGTCCCACCGGCCGCCCCGGTGCGGGAGCTGCGCCGGCACGGGCATCTGGAGCTGCGGGGCGCCGGGTTCCGCTACCCGGGGGCCGAGGAGCCGGTGCTGAAGTCGGTCGACCTGGTGGCGCGGCCGGGTGAGACGACCGCCGTGATCGGCTCCACCGGCAGCGGCAAGTCCACGCTGCTGGGGCTGGTGCCGAGGCTGGTCGACGCGACCGACGGGGAGGTGCTCGTCGACGGCGTGGACGTGGCGACCATCGACCCGGTCCTGCTGGCGCGGACGGTCGGGATGGTGCCGCAGAGGCCGTACCTGTTCGCGGGCACGGTCGCGACCAACCTGCGCTACGGCAACCCCGACGCCACCGACGAGGAGCTGTGGCACGCGCTGGACGTGGCGCAGGCCAAGGACTTCGTCGAGCGGCTGGAGGGCGGGCTCGACGCGCCGATCGCGCAGGGCGGCACCAACGTGTCGGGCGGTCAGCGGCAGCGGCTCGCCATCGCCCGCACCCTCGTGCGGCGGCCGGAGATCTACCTCTTCGACGACTCCTTCTCCGCGCTGGACTACGCCACCGACGCGGCCCTGCGGGCGGCGCTCGCCCAGGAGACCGCCGAGGCGACCGTCGTGATCGTCGCCCAGCGGGTGTCCACCATCCGCGACGCCGACCGGATCGTCGTCCTCGACGAGGGCCGGGTCGTCGGCACCGGCACCCACCGCGAACTGATGGCGGACAACGAGACCTACCGGGAGATCGTGCTCTCCCAGCTGACGGAAGCGGAGGCTGCCTGATGGCGGGGCCGGCAGGGCGGATGATGGCCGGGACCGGACCCGACCACCACTCGATGGACTTCAAGGGGTCGGGCAAACGGCTCGTCGCCCGCTTCGGGCCCGAGCGGCTGACGATCTACGGGCTGCTGTTCTGCGTGGTGGTGAGCGTCGGGCTGTCGGTGGTGGGGCCCTACATCCTCGGCAAGGCGACCGACCTGGTCTTCGCCGGGATCATCGGGCGGGACATGCCGGCCGGGGCCTCCAAGGAGGAGGTGCTGGCGTCGATGCGGGAGCGGGGTGACGGGGCCGTCGCCGACATGCTCCGCAGCACCGACTTCACCCCCGGCGAGGGCATCGACTTCGACGCCGTCGGACGGGTGCTGCTGATCGCGCTCGTCGTGTTCCTGGCGGCCGGGCTGCTGATGGCGGTGGCGACCCGGCTGGTGAACCGGGCGGTCAACCGGACGATGTACCGGATGCGCGAGGACGTGCAGACCAAGCTGTCGCGGCTGCCGCTGTCGTACTTCGACAAGCGGCAGCGCGGTGAGGTGCTGTCCCGGGCCACCAACGACATCGACAACATCGGGCAGACGCTCCAGCAGTCGATGGGCCAGCTGATCAACTCGGTGCTCACCATCGTCGGTGTGCTGGTGATGATGTTCTGGGTGTCGTGGATCCTCGCGCTGGTGGCGCTGGTGACCGTGCCGTTGTCGTTCGTGGTCGCCACCCGCGTCGGCAAGCGCTCGCAGCCGCACTTCGTGCAGCAGTGGCGTTCCACCGGCAAGCTCAACGCGCACGTGGAGGAGATGTACACCGGGCACGCCCTGGTGAAGGTGTTCGGGCGGCAGGAGGAGTCGGCCGCGCGGTTCGCCGAGCAGAACGAGGCGCTGTACGAGGCCGGGTTCAGGGCGCAGTTCAACAGCGGGGTCATGCAGCCGCTGATGATGTTCGTGTCGAACCTGAACTACGTGCTGGTCGCGGTCGTCGGCGGGCTGCGGGTGGCGTCCGGTGCGATGTCCATCGGCGATGTGCAGGCCTTCATCCAGTACTCGCGGCAGTTCTCGATGCCGCTGACGCAGGTCGCGTCGATGGCGAACCTGGTGCAGTCGGGGGTCGCCTCGGCCGAGCGGATCTTCGAACTCCTGGACGCGGAGGAGCAGGGGGCGGATCCGGTGCCGGGTGTGCGGCCGGAGGAGCTGCGCGGGCGGGTGGCGCTGGAGCACGTGTCGTTCCGCTACGACCCGGAGAAGCCGCTCATCGAGGATCTGTCGCTGACGGTGGAGCCGGGGCACACGGTCGCGATCGTCGGCCCGACGGGAGCCGGCAAGACGACCCTGGTGAACCTGCTGATGCGGTTCTACGAGGTGTCCGGCGGACGTATCACCCTCGACGGTGTCGACATCGCGCGGATGTCCCGGGACGAGCTGCGGTCCGGGATCGGCATGGTGCTCCAGGACACCTGGCTGTTCGGCGGCACGATCGCGGAGAACATCGCGTACGGCGCCGCGCGGGAGGTCACGCGCGGGGAGATCGAGGAGGCGGCGCGGGCGGCTCACGCGGACCGGTTCGTCCGGACGCTGCCCGACGGGTACGACACCGTGATCGACGACGAGGGCAGTGGGGTCAGCGCCGGGGAGAAGCAGCTCATCACCATCGCGCGGGCGTTCCTGTCCGACCCGGTGATCCTGGTGCTGGACGAGGCGACGAGTTCCGTCGACACCCGGACGGAGGTGCTGATCCAGAAGGCGATGGCGAAGCTCGCGCACGGGCGGACGTCGTTCGTCATCGCACACCGGCTGTCGACGATCCGGGACGCGGACACGATCCTGGTGATGGAGAACGGGTCGATCGTCGAGCAGGGCACGCACACGGATCTGCTCGCGGGCGGCGGGGCGTACGCCCGGCTGTACAAGGCGCAGTTCGCGCAGGCGGTGGCGGAGGTGGACTAGGGGGTGGACCAACGGGTTCGTTCGCTCCCGCCGCCCCTTCCCGTCCCTGGGGGCTGCGCCCCCAGACCCCCGCTTCGGCCCTGAAGGAGCCTCGTCCGCAAGCGCCGGACGGGCTGAGGAATCAGCCTCTCCGGCGTTCGAGGAAGCCCCCGAGGGATCAGTCCAGGTAGCCGCGGAGTTGGTCGGCGAAGGCGTGGTCGCGGAGTTTGTTGAGGGTTTTGGACTCGATCTGGCGGATGCGTTCGCGGGTGACGCCGAAGATGCGGCCGATCTCCTCCAGCGTGCGCGGGCGGCCGTCCGCCAGGCCGTAGCGGAGCTGGACGACCTTGCGCTCGCGCTCGCCCAGGGTGGACAGGACCGCCTCCAGATGCTCGCGGAGCAGCAGGAACGCCGCCGACTCGACCGGGCTGGCCGCGTCGCCGTCCTCGATGAGGTCGCCGAGGGCCACGTCGTCCTCCTCGCCCACGGGGGCGTGCAGGGACACCGGTTCCTGGGCCAGCCGCAGGACCTCGCTGACCCGCTCCGGCGGCAGGTCGAGGTGGGCGGCGACCTCCTCCGGCGTCGGCTCGTAGCCCCGTTCCTGGAGCATCCGGCGCTGGACCCGGACCACCCGGTTGATCAGCTCGACCACGTGGACCGGGACGCGGATGGTGCGGGCCTGGTCGGCGAGGGCGCGGGACATGGCCTGGCGGATCCACCAGGTGGCGTACGTGGAGAACTTGTAGCCGCGGGCGTAGTCGAACTTCTCCACCGCCCGGATCAGGCCCAGGTTGCCCTCCTGGACCAGGTCGAGCATGGTCAGGCCGCGGCCGACGTACCGCTTGGCCACCGACACGACCAGCCGCAGGTTCGCCTCGATCAGGCGGCGCTTGGCCATCCGGCCCATGACGACGAGCTTGTCCAGGTCGAGGGCGAGCTCGCTGTCCAGGTCGGAGGCGAGCCTCAGCTTCTCCTCGGCGAACAGGCCGGCCTCGACGCGGCGGGCGAGTTCGACCTCCTCGGCCGCGGTGAGCAGTGGGATGCGGCCGATCTCCCGCAGGTACTGGCGGAACAGGTCCGAGGACGGTGCCCCGGTGTCGGCCTTGTGGCGGACCGGCTCGGGGGGCTCGACGGCCTCGGTGTTCTCGGCGTGCCCGGTGTTCCCGGCCTCGTCGGCGGGCGGTTCCGGCAGCTCGGCCGGGATGCCGGGCTCCGCCTCGGGGTGGTGCCCGGCACGGCTCTGCGGCGGGACCGCGCCGAGTACGCCGGTCTCCGTGTCCGGTTCCGTGTCGTCCGTACTGACGTCGGTCTGGGCGAGGGTATGGGCGAGGGTCTGGGTCTGCACGGGGGCGACCTCCAGGATGATCGCTGCTGAGGTGTGCGGCAGCGCTGCTTCGAGGGCGGAGTCGGCGGCCTCGCCGCTGTCCGTCCCGTACGCGATGAGCGGAACCGCGGGGGTGTGGGACCCGTTGGGGACGGATCGACCGCGCTCCGAGGACTCAGGCACCGGAACCCAGTGTGGAGTACGACACATCACCGCCACGAGGGGCGTGCGGTGACTTTTTGCGGCCGGACCGTGACCGCACGGTCACCTGCCCGACGCGATCCCTCAGAGAGCTGCGGCTCCCTGCTCGCGCAGTGCCTGGTCGTACTGCTGGAGCACCCACAGTTCGTTCTGCACCGCGGCCGACTGGGCCGGGTCGCCGTGCGAGCCGAGGCGGGTCAGCGTGGACTGGATGTCGCGGACGCGGCGGTCGACCGCCCGGCGGCGGACCGTGACGAGCTGGTCGCCCGCGTAGCTCTCGTCGACGGTCTTACGCAGGATCGCCTCGACCGCCAGCTCCGTGACCATGGCGCGGACGGCGTCGTCGGGGGCCGCGTCGCGGACCCGGACCAGGTACTCCTGCGGGTCCTGTGTGCCGTACTCCGCACCGCCCGCGTCCATGATCGCCTGGCGGACGGCGGCGTAGGGCGGGGCGGTGAACTCGTCGATGCCGTACGCGTCGAACGCCGGGGAGACCAACTCAGGCCGCTGGAGGGCGAGTTTGAGGAGTTCGCGTTCGGTGGCGTAGACCGGGTTGCGCAGGTTCAGGGCGGCGCCGTAGGCGGTGGGGCGCGAGGTGGTGTCGTACTGCCGCTGTCCGTCGCGGGCGGCCGGCGCCGGGCCCTTGCCGCCGCGGTCGCGGGCCCAACGGGCCAGCTGGGACACGCGCTTGACGACGAACTGGGTGTCGAGGATGCCGAGCATGCCGGCGAGTTGCACGGCGACCTCGTGCTGGGCGCCGGTGTTCTTGATGCGGGCGACGACCGGGGCGGCCTCGTCGAGGGCGGCCGCCCGGCCCGCCGGGGTGTCGAGGTCGTAGCGGCCGACGATCTGGCGCAGCGCGAACTCGAAGAGCGGGGTGCGGGGTTCGACCAGGTCGGCGACCGCCTCGTCGCCCTTGGCCAGGCGCAGGTCGCAGGGGTCCATGTTGTCCGGCGCGATGGCGATGTACGTCTCGGCGGCGAACTTCTGGTCGTCCTCGAAGGCGCGCAGGGCCGCCTTCTGGCCGGCCGCGTCGCCGTCGAAGGTGAAGATCACGCGGGCCGAGCCGTTGTCCATGAGGAGGCGGCGGAGGATCTTGATGTGGTCGGTGCCGAAGGCGGTGCCGCAGGTCGCGATGGCCGTGGTGACCCCGGCGAGGTGGCAGGCCATGACGTCGGTGTAGCCCTCGACCACCACCGCGCGGCTGCTCTTGGCGATGTCCTTCTTCGCCAGGTCGATGCCGTAGAGCACCTGGGACTTGCGGTAGATCGCGGTGTCGGGCGTGTTGAGGTACTTCGGGCCGTTGTCCGCCTCGTACAGCTTGCGGGCGCCGAAGCCGACGACCTCGCCGCCGATGTCGCGGATCGGCCACATCAGCCGGCCGCGGAAGCGGTCGATGGGGCCGCGGCGGCCCTCCTGAGACAGGCCGGAGAGGACGAGTTCCTTGTCGCTGAAGCCCTTGCCGCGCAGGTGGCGGGTGAGGTGGTCCCAGCCCTGGGGGCTGTAGCCGACGGAGAAGTGCTCGGCGGCGGCCTGGTCGAAGCCGCGGTCGGCGAGGAACGCGCGGCCGGTGTCGGCCTCCGGGCTGGTGGCCAGCTGCTCCATGTACCACTGGGCGGCGATCTTGTGGGCCTCGACCAGGCGGATCCGCTCGCCGCGCTGGTGGGAGGGGTTGTACCCGCCCTCCTCGTAGCGCAGGGTGATGCCGGCCTGGCCGGCGAGGCGCTCGACCGCCTCGGAGAAGGAGAGGTGGTCGACCTTCATCACGAACGTGATGGTGTCGCCGCCCTCCTGGCAGCCGAAGCAGTGGAAGAGACCCTTGCTGGGGCTGACCTGGAAGGACGGCGACTTCTCGTCGTGGAACGGGCACAGCCCCTTGAGGTTGCCGCCGCCCGCGTTGCGCAGCTGGAGGTACTCGGACACCACGGCGTCGATCGGGACCGCGTCCCGTACCGCCTTCACGTCCTCGTCGTTGATCCGTCCTGCCACGCGTGAATTCTACGGTGGTGGACTGACAGCGGTGACGACTAGGACCTCGTGCTGCCCACGTCGGCCAGCGGGACGTGCGGGTCGGCGAGGGCCTCGGTGTCCACCGGGGCCTGGGAACGGATCAGCTGCTGAACGGGCTCTGTGACGTCCCACACGTTCACGTTCATCCCGGCCAGTACCCGGTTCTCCTTCAGCCAGAACGCGATGAACTCCCGCTTGCCCGCGTCGCCCCGGATCACCACCTGGTCGTACGTGCCCGGGGGCGCCCAGCCGGAGTACTCCATGCCCAGGTCGTACTGGTCGGAAAAGAAATAGGGCACGCGGTCGTAGGTGAGGTCGTGGCCGAGCATGGCGCGGGCCGCCGCCGGGCCGCCGTTGAGGGCGTTGGCCCAGTGCTCGACGCGCAGCCGGGTGCCGTAGCGGGGGTGCGGGAAGGCGGCCACGTCACCGGCGGCGTGGATGTCCGGGTCGGAGGTGCGCAGCCGGCCGTCGACCGCGATGCCGCCGCCGTGCGCGCGGTCGGCCAGCTCCAGGCCCGCCGCCTCCGCGAGAGCGGTCCGCGGGGCCGCGCCGACCGCCGCGAGGATGTCGTGCGCGGGGTGTTCCTCGCCGTCGTCGGTGCGGGCGGCCAGCACCATGCCGTCCTGGCCGACGATCTCGGTCAGCCGCGCGCCGAAGTGGAACCGGACGCCGTGCTCCCGGTGCAGCTCGGTGAAGATCTGGCCCAGCTCGGGGCCGAGGGCCCCGTGCAGCGGGGTCGGCTCCGGTTCGACGACGGTGACCTCGGCGCCGTACTCACGGGCGGCCGCCGCGATCTCCAGGCCGATCCAGCCGGCGCCCGCGATCACGAGGTGGCCGTTGTCCCGGCCCAGGGCGGCGAGGACGCCCTTGAGGCGTTCGGCGTGGGAGAGGCGGCGCAGATGGTGGACGCCCGCGAGGTCGGTGCCCGGCACGTCCAGGCGGCGGGGCTCGGCGCCGGTCGCCAGGAGCAGCTTGTCGTAGCGGACGACGGTGCCGTCCTCGCCGAAGCGGACCGTCCTGACCTCGCGGTCGATGGCGTCGACGGTCTGGCCGAGGTGCAGCTCGATGTCGTTGCGCGCGTACCAGGCGGGCTCGTGCACGAAGACGCTGTCGCGGTCCTCCTTGCCGAGCAGGTAGCCCTTGGACAGGGGCGGGCGCTCGTAGGGGTGGTCGCGTTCGTCGCAGATCAGTATCACGCGGCCGGTGAAGCCCTCCGCTCGGAGCGTCTCGGCCGCCTTCGCGCCGGCGAGACCGCCTCCGACGATGACGAATGTCTGATCCGCGTCGACCACTTGATGCCTCCTCGTAAGGATGTCGCCATGTGCGAGCGTCCCGCACGGAGTGTGATGCGGGAAGAGGGAGTGGCCCGATCAGGCCACGGAGGGTCACATTCGGGCGCGATCGATGTCACTTCCGTCTCGCGCGCATCACGTCCGCCCGCTCAGACGAGCGTGAAGCGAACGCGCGGACGCGTCGGTGAGGGACGCGATCTGATCGACGATCACCCGCTTGCGGGCCCGGTCGTCCGGCGCCCGGTCGAACAGCGCCCGGAACTGCGGGTCGAGGCCGTGGGGCGCGCGGGCGGTGAGCGCCTCGGCCAGTTCGGCGACCACGACCCGCTGGTCGGCGCGCAGCAGCTCCTGTTCGGCGCGCTGCATGACGTACCGGTCGGCGACCGCCTTGAGGACCGCGCACTCCAGCCGGATCTCCCGGGGTACGACGAGTTCGGCGCCGTATCTCGTCAGCCGGCCGGTGCCGTACGCGGCGCGGGTGGCGGCCTCGGCGGCGAGGCAGAAGCGGCCGATGAGCTGGCTGGTGGCGTCCTTGAGGCGGGCCTGGGCGACGGCCGAGCCGTCGTAGCCGTGCGGCCACCACTCCTGGTCCTGGAGCCGGTCGAGGGCGGCGGCGAGTTCGGCGGGGTCGGTGTCCGCGGGGACGTACCGGCCGACGGCGACCGCGAAGACCGCCTGGCGTTCCGGTTCGGCGTGCAGGCAGTTGGGGTCGATGTGGCCGGCGTGCAGGCCGTCCTCGACGTCGTGCACGGAGTACGCCACGTCGTCGGACCAGTCCATGACCTGGGCCTCGAAGGTGATGCGGCTGTCGGGGGCGCCCTGGCGGAGCCAGTCGAACACCGGGCGGTCGTCCTCGTAGACGCCGAACTTGGGGGACGCGGGGTCCGTGGGGTGGGCGCCTCGGGGCCAGGGGTACTTGGTGGCGGCGTCCAGGGTGGCCCGGGTGAGGTTGAGGCCGACGGAGCCCTCGGCGGTGAAGCGCTTGGGCTCGATGCGGGTCAGGATCCGCAGGGACTGGGCGTTGCCCTCGAAGCCGCCGCAGTCCTCGGCGAACTCGTTCAGGGCCTGTTCGCCGTTGTGACCGAAGGGCGGGTGGCCGAGGTCGTGGGAGAGACAGGCGGCCTCGACCAGGTCGGGGTCGCAGCCGAGGGCGGCGCCGAGTTCGCGGCCGACCTGGGCGCACTCCAGGGAGTGGGTCAGGCGGGTGCGGGGACTGGAGTCCCAGACCTGGCTGCGGGTGCCGGGCGTCACCACCTGGGTCTTGCCGGCGAGCCTTCTGAGGGCGGAGGAGTGGAGTACGCGGGCTCGGTCGCGTTGGAAGGCGGTGCGGCCCGGGCGTTTGTCGGGTTCCGCGGCCCAGCGGGCCGCTGAGGTGGGGTCGTAGCCGGGGGGTGGGTCGTGGTGCGTGCCTTCCATGCCTCGACAGTACGGGGAGGGGCTGACAAACCGCGTATGCCGCTGCCGGGTTCCGGTGTGTGGCCGGTGCGGGTGCCAGGTGGCCGGCCGCGCCGTTTCCCGCGCCCTGGGTGGGTCACGCCTCCCGGGGCTTCACGCCGAGGCCAGTTGCGGTTGCGTGGTCACCGCGGCCGCCAGGGCCTGGTCGTAGCGGTGCAGGACGAGGTGGGCCATCGCCGGGTGGGTGCCCAGGGGGGCCGAGGCCAGCCACGGGGCCTTCTCGGCGCACTGGGTGGCGAACAGGCCGGGGGCGGTGAAGTAGGAGGCGACGGCGACCCGGTGGCGGCCCTGGGCCGCGAGGGCGCGGATC carries:
- a CDS encoding ABC transporter ATP-binding protein, with the protein product MLIRLLRTYLRPYRKPIALLVLLQLLQTCASLYLPTLNADIIDNGVVTGDTGYILNYGAVMIGVSLVQVVCNIGAVYYGARTASALGRDVRGAVFDRVQSFSAREVGQFGAPSLITRTTNDVQQVQMLALMTFTLMVSAPIMCVGGIVLALGLDVPLSGVLVAVVPVMGVCVTLIIRRLRPLFRSMQVRLDTVNRVLREQITGNRVIRAFVRDEYEQQRFRKANADLTDMAMGTGNLLALMFPMVMTVVNLSSIAVVWFGAHRIDGGQMQIGDLTAFLAYLMQIVMSVMMATFMFMMVPRAEVCAERVEEVLDTSSSVVPPAAPVRELRRHGHLELRGAGFRYPGAEEPVLKSVDLVARPGETTAVIGSTGSGKSTLLGLVPRLVDATDGEVLVDGVDVATIDPVLLARTVGMVPQRPYLFAGTVATNLRYGNPDATDEELWHALDVAQAKDFVERLEGGLDAPIAQGGTNVSGGQRQRLAIARTLVRRPEIYLFDDSFSALDYATDAALRAALAQETAEATVVIVAQRVSTIRDADRIVVLDEGRVVGTGTHRELMADNETYREIVLSQLTEAEAA
- a CDS encoding ABC transporter ATP-binding protein; protein product: MAGPAGRMMAGTGPDHHSMDFKGSGKRLVARFGPERLTIYGLLFCVVVSVGLSVVGPYILGKATDLVFAGIIGRDMPAGASKEEVLASMRERGDGAVADMLRSTDFTPGEGIDFDAVGRVLLIALVVFLAAGLLMAVATRLVNRAVNRTMYRMREDVQTKLSRLPLSYFDKRQRGEVLSRATNDIDNIGQTLQQSMGQLINSVLTIVGVLVMMFWVSWILALVALVTVPLSFVVATRVGKRSQPHFVQQWRSTGKLNAHVEEMYTGHALVKVFGRQEESAARFAEQNEALYEAGFRAQFNSGVMQPLMMFVSNLNYVLVAVVGGLRVASGAMSIGDVQAFIQYSRQFSMPLTQVASMANLVQSGVASAERIFELLDAEEQGADPVPGVRPEELRGRVALEHVSFRYDPEKPLIEDLSLTVEPGHTVAIVGPTGAGKTTLVNLLMRFYEVSGGRITLDGVDIARMSRDELRSGIGMVLQDTWLFGGTIAENIAYGAAREVTRGEIEEAARAAHADRFVRTLPDGYDTVIDDEGSGVSAGEKQLITIARAFLSDPVILVLDEATSSVDTRTEVLIQKAMAKLAHGRTSFVIAHRLSTIRDADTILVMENGSIVEQGTHTDLLAGGGAYARLYKAQFAQAVAEVD
- a CDS encoding RNA polymerase sigma factor, giving the protein MPESSERGRSVPNGSHTPAVPLIAYGTDSGEAADSALEAALPHTSAAIILEVAPVQTQTLAHTLAQTDVSTDDTEPDTETGVLGAVPPQSRAGHHPEAEPGIPAELPEPPADEAGNTGHAENTEAVEPPEPVRHKADTGAPSSDLFRQYLREIGRIPLLTAAEEVELARRVEAGLFAEEKLRLASDLDSELALDLDKLVVMGRMAKRRLIEANLRLVVSVAKRYVGRGLTMLDLVQEGNLGLIRAVEKFDYARGYKFSTYATWWIRQAMSRALADQARTIRVPVHVVELINRVVRVQRRMLQERGYEPTPEEVAAHLDLPPERVSEVLRLAQEPVSLHAPVGEEDDVALGDLIEDGDAASPVESAAFLLLREHLEAVLSTLGERERKVVQLRYGLADGRPRTLEEIGRIFGVTRERIRQIESKTLNKLRDHAFADQLRGYLD
- the dnaG gene encoding DNA primase encodes the protein MAGRINDEDVKAVRDAVPIDAVVSEYLQLRNAGGGNLKGLCPFHDEKSPSFQVSPSKGLFHCFGCQEGGDTITFVMKVDHLSFSEAVERLAGQAGITLRYEEGGYNPSHQRGERIRLVEAHKIAAQWYMEQLATSPEADTGRAFLADRGFDQAAAEHFSVGYSPQGWDHLTRHLRGKGFSDKELVLSGLSQEGRRGPIDRFRGRLMWPIRDIGGEVVGFGARKLYEADNGPKYLNTPDTAIYRKSQVLYGIDLAKKDIAKSSRAVVVEGYTDVMACHLAGVTTAIATCGTAFGTDHIKILRRLLMDNGSARVIFTFDGDAAGQKAALRAFEDDQKFAAETYIAIAPDNMDPCDLRLAKGDEAVADLVEPRTPLFEFALRQIVGRYDLDTPAGRAAALDEAAPVVARIKNTGAQHEVAVQLAGMLGILDTQFVVKRVSQLARWARDRGGKGPAPAARDGQRQYDTTSRPTAYGAALNLRNPVYATERELLKLALQRPELVSPAFDAYGIDEFTAPPYAAVRQAIMDAGGAEYGTQDPQEYLVRVRDAAPDDAVRAMVTELAVEAILRKTVDESYAGDQLVTVRRRAVDRRVRDIQSTLTRLGSHGDPAQSAAVQNELWVLQQYDQALREQGAAAL
- a CDS encoding FAD-dependent oxidoreductase, producing MVDADQTFVIVGGGLAGAKAAETLRAEGFTGRVILICDERDHPYERPPLSKGYLLGKEDRDSVFVHEPAWYARNDIELHLGQTVDAIDREVRTVRFGEDGTVVRYDKLLLATGAEPRRLDVPGTDLAGVHHLRRLSHAERLKGVLAALGRDNGHLVIAGAGWIGLEIAAAAREYGAEVTVVEPEPTPLHGALGPELGQIFTELHREHGVRFHFGARLTEIVGQDGMVLAARTDDGEEHPAHDILAAVGAAPRTALAEAAGLELADRAHGGGIAVDGRLRTSDPDIHAAGDVAAFPHPRYGTRLRVEHWANALNGGPAAARAMLGHDLTYDRVPYFFSDQYDLGMEYSGWAPPGTYDQVVIRGDAGKREFIAFWLKENRVLAGMNVNVWDVTEPVQQLIRSQAPVDTEALADPHVPLADVGSTRS
- a CDS encoding deoxyguanosinetriphosphate triphosphohydrolase, which produces MEGTHHDPPPGYDPTSAARWAAEPDKRPGRTAFQRDRARVLHSSALRRLAGKTQVVTPGTRSQVWDSSPRTRLTHSLECAQVGRELGAALGCDPDLVEAACLSHDLGHPPFGHNGEQALNEFAEDCGGFEGNAQSLRILTRIEPKRFTAEGSVGLNLTRATLDAATKYPWPRGAHPTDPASPKFGVYEDDRPVFDWLRQGAPDSRITFEAQVMDWSDDVAYSVHDVEDGLHAGHIDPNCLHAEPERQAVFAVAVGRYVPADTDPAELAAALDRLQDQEWWPHGYDGSAVAQARLKDATSQLIGRFCLAAEAATRAAYGTGRLTRYGAELVVPREIRLECAVLKAVADRYVMQRAEQELLRADQRVVVAELAEALTARAPHGLDPQFRALFDRAPDDRARKRVIVDQIASLTDASARSLHARLSGRT